A genomic stretch from Lathyrus oleraceus cultivar Zhongwan6 chromosome 2, CAAS_Psat_ZW6_1.0, whole genome shotgun sequence includes:
- the LOC127120336 gene encoding subtilisin-like protease SBT5.4: protein MWSAKHSFFLLFITILFSLLQSSVLAEKKSYIVYLGSHDHGEGATEADFDRVTDTHHEFLQSYVGSYEKAKESMIYSYTRNINGFAAILDEKEASDIAEHPNVVSVLLNRGRKLHTTRSWEFMSMEHNGVAETGSILRKARYGEDTIIGNLDTGVWPEDPSFGDHGLGPIPSRWKGTCQGDDLSICFHCNRKLIGARYFNKGYLVDAGPNAKYNKTLNTVRDYEGHGSHTLSTLGGNFVSGANVFGLGNGTAKGGSPKARVAAYKVCWPPSITGEECYEADIIAAFDMAIHDGVDVLSLSLGGAPQEYFEDGLSIAAFHAVKKGITVICSGGNSGPEFGTVTNIAPWILTVAASTLDREFYTFVSLLDGQSFKGASLSTALPENKFYPLLSAADAKLDEASVQTQKAALCMNGTIDPKKVRGKILVCLRGINTRIEKGLVAFEAGAVGMILCNDKDSGNDITNDPHFLPTSHITYEDGVKVFEYLNSTKNPLGYIHPPMTKLNKQPAPTMAGFSSRGPNSITSEILKPDITAPGVEIIAAYSEGIGPTELPIDKRRVPFMTMSGTSMSCPHVAGIVGLLKTLHPDWSPSAIKSAIMTTAMTRDNTARPIHDHINVKATPFSYGSGHIRPNRAMDPGLVYELSINDYLNFLCFSGYNHTLIKMFSGTHYRCEDINIMDFNYPTITIPKLYGSVTLSRKVKNVGSAGTYTAKIRAPAGVSISLKPEKLKFEKIGEEKSFKLTVEVTRSGMATVFGGLTWSDGKHYVRSPIVVGGVKG, encoded by the coding sequence ATGTGGTCTGCAAAACATTCATTTTTCTTGCTATTCATCACCATTCTTTTTTCTCTGTTACAATCATCTGTTTTAGCAGAGAAAAAGTCTTATATAGTGTACTTGGGATCACATGATCATGGTGAAGGAGCAACAGAAGCAGATTTTGATCGAGTTACAGACACTCATCATGAATTCCTTCAATCCTATGTTGGAAGTTACGAGAAAGCAAAAGAGTCGATGATATATTCTTACACAAGGAATATCAATGGCTTTGCTGCGATTCTCGACGAGAAAGAAGCTTCCGACATTGCAGAACATCCAAACGTTGTGTCAGTGTTGTTAAACCGAGGTAGAAAGTTACACACAACACGCTCGTGGGAATTCATGTCAATGGAACACAATGGTGTTGCAGAAACTGGATCTATCTTAAGAAAAGCTAGATATGGTGAAGATACTATTATTGGAAATCTTGATACTGGTGTATGGCCGGAAGATCCTAGCTTTGGAGATCACGGGCTTGGTCCCATTCCTTCGAGGTGGAAAGGAACTTGTCAAGGAGATGATCTTTCTATTTGCTTCCATTGCAATAGGAAGCTGATAGGAGCAAGGTACTTCAACAAAGGTTACTTGGTTGATGCAGGTCCGAATGCCAAATATAACAAAACACTCAACACTGTGAGAGACTATGAAGGTCATGGATCTCACACGTTGTCGACGCTAGGAGGAAACTTTGTTTCTGGAGCGAATGTTTTCGGGTTAGGAAATGGAACTGCGAAAGGTGGTTCTCCGAAAGCAAGAGTCGCGGCTTACAAAGTTTGCTGGCCGCCGAGTATTACAGGCGAAGAGTGTTATGAAGCTGATATCATAGCAGCTTTTGATATGGCTATTCATGATGGAGTTGATGTTCTATCTCTTTCTCTTGGTGGTGCTCCTCAAGAATATTTTGAGGATGGTCTTTCAATTGCTGCATTTCATGCCGTTAAGAAAGGTATCACTGTGATATGTTCAGGTGGAAATTCTGGACCAGAATTTGGAACTGTTACAAATATTGCACCTTGGATACTAACTGTTGCTGCAAGCACTTTAGACAGAGAGTTTTATACATTTGTTTCTCTTCTTGATGGACAAAGCTTCAAGGGAGCTAGCTTGTCGACTGCTTTGCCAGAAAACAAGTTTTATCCATTACTCAGTGCTGCTGATGCAAAACTAGATGAAGCATCTGTTCAAACTCAAAAAGCTGCTTTATGTATGAATGGAACTATTGACCCTAAGAAAGTAAGAGGCAAAATATTGGTTTGTCTGAGAGGTATTAATACAAGAATTGAAAAGGGTCTTGTTGCTTTTGAAGCTGGTGCAGTTGGAATGATTCTTTGTAATGATAAGGATAGTGGCAATGATATTACTAATGATCCTCATTTCTTGCCAACATCACATATTACTTATGAAGATGGTGTTAAGGTTTTTGAATACTTAAATTCAACCAAGAATCCACTAGGTTATATTCATCCACCCATGACAAAGTTGAACAAACAGCCTGCTCCAACCATGGCTGGTTTCTCCTCTAGAGGCCCCAACTCAATCACATCAGAGATTCTCAAGCCCGATATAACCGCGCCCGGTGTGGAAATTATTGCGGCCTATTCAGAAGGGATCGGCCCTACCGAATTGCCGATCGATAAACGCAGGGTTCCTTTCATGACAATGTCTGGAACATCCATGTCATGTCCTCATGTCGCGGGAATCGTAGGCCTTCTCAAGACTCTCCATCCTGATTGGAGTCCGTCCGCTATTAAATCTGCTATCATGACAACAGCTATGACAAGGGACAACACTGCTAGACCAATCCATGATCACATTAATGTGAAGGCAACACCATTTTCCTATGGATCAGGTCACATTCGACCGAACCGCGCCATGGATCCTGGTTTGGTCTATGAGTTGAGCATCAATGATTACCTAAACTTTCTTTGTTTCTCTGGTTATAACCATACACTGATTAAGATGTTTTCTGGTACACATTACCGTTGTGAAGATATAAACATCATGGATTTCAACTACCCTACAATTACTATACCTAAACTATATGGTTCGGTTACTTTGAGTAGGAAGGTGAAGAATGTTGGTTCAGCAGGCACATACACTGCAAAGATTCGTGCACCAGCTGGAGTTTCCATATCTTTGAAGCCTGAGAAATTGAAATTTGAGAAGATAGGTGAAGAGAAGAGTTTTAAGTTGACAGTTGAAGTTACTAGATCAGGCATGGCTACTGTGTTTGGAGGGTTAACTTGGTCAGATGGTAAACACTATGTTAGAAGTCCAATTGTAGTTGGGGGAGTGAAAGGTTAG